The following coding sequences are from one Bradyrhizobium sp. 200 window:
- the aspS gene encoding aspartate--tRNA ligase: MHRYRSHTCGALRDSDIGQTARLSGWCHRIRDHGGVLFIDLRDHYGITQCVADPDSPAFKEVEKFRSEWVVRIDGKVRRRPEGTDNPELPTGKVEVYVSEIEVLGPAGELPLPVFGEQEYPEDIRLKYRFLDLRREKLHQNIMTRGAIVDSMRKRMKEQGFFEFQTPILTASSPEGARDFLVPSRIHPGKFYALPQAPQQYKQLLMMSGFDRYFQIAPCFRDEDPRADRLPGEFYQLDLEMSFVEQEDVFAAVEPVVTGVFEDFAKGKPVTKGWPRIPFAEALKKYGSDKPDLRNPIIMQDVSEHFRGSGFKVFARMLEDPKNQVWAIPGVGGGSRAFCDRMNSWAQGEGQPGLGYIMWREGGEGAGPLANNIGAERTAAIRTQLGLKEGDAAFFVAGDPEKFWKFSGLARTKLGEELNLIDKDRFELAWIVDFPMYEYNEENKQVDFSHNPFSMPQGGLDALNGQDPLTIKAFQYDITCNGYEIASGGIRNHKPEAMVKAFEIAGYGEKDVVERFGGMYRAFQYGAPPHGGMAAGVDRIVMLLCGTTNLREISLFPMNQQAVDLLMGAPSEVTTKQLRELHIRLNLPDKT, from the coding sequence ATGCATCGCTACCGGTCACATACATGCGGCGCGCTCCGCGACAGCGACATCGGGCAAACCGCCCGTCTTTCCGGCTGGTGCCACCGTATCCGCGACCATGGCGGCGTGCTGTTCATCGATCTGCGCGACCATTACGGCATCACCCAATGCGTGGCGGACCCGGACTCGCCGGCGTTCAAGGAAGTGGAAAAGTTCCGCTCGGAATGGGTGGTGCGGATCGACGGCAAGGTGCGCCGGCGCCCCGAGGGCACCGACAACCCGGAACTGCCGACCGGCAAGGTCGAGGTTTACGTCAGCGAGATCGAGGTGCTGGGCCCGGCCGGCGAATTGCCGCTGCCGGTGTTCGGCGAGCAGGAATATCCTGAAGACATCAGGCTTAAGTACCGCTTCCTCGACCTCCGTCGCGAGAAGCTGCACCAGAACATCATGACCCGCGGCGCCATTGTGGATTCCATGCGCAAGCGTATGAAGGAGCAGGGCTTCTTCGAGTTCCAGACTCCGATCCTGACGGCTTCCTCGCCCGAAGGCGCGCGCGACTTCCTGGTGCCGTCACGGATTCATCCCGGCAAGTTCTATGCGCTGCCGCAGGCGCCGCAGCAGTACAAGCAGCTCCTGATGATGTCGGGCTTCGACCGTTACTTCCAGATCGCGCCATGCTTTCGCGACGAGGACCCGCGCGCCGACCGCCTGCCGGGCGAATTCTATCAGCTCGACCTCGAAATGAGCTTTGTGGAGCAGGAGGATGTATTTGCCGCGGTGGAGCCCGTCGTCACCGGCGTGTTCGAGGATTTCGCCAAGGGCAAGCCTGTCACAAAAGGCTGGCCGCGGATTCCGTTCGCCGAGGCGCTGAAGAAATACGGCAGCGACAAGCCCGACCTGCGCAACCCGATCATCATGCAGGACGTCTCCGAGCACTTCCGCGGTTCCGGCTTCAAGGTGTTCGCGCGGATGCTGGAAGATCCCAAGAACCAGGTCTGGGCGATTCCCGGCGTGGGCGGTGGCTCACGCGCGTTCTGCGACCGCATGAACTCGTGGGCGCAAGGCGAAGGCCAGCCCGGTCTCGGCTACATCATGTGGCGCGAGGGCGGCGAGGGCGCTGGTCCCTTGGCCAACAACATCGGTGCGGAGCGGACGGCGGCGATCCGCACGCAGCTCGGCTTGAAGGAGGGCGATGCCGCCTTCTTCGTCGCCGGCGATCCGGAAAAATTCTGGAAGTTTTCAGGACTGGCCCGCACCAAGCTCGGTGAGGAACTGAACCTGATCGACAAGGATCGGTTCGAACTCGCCTGGATCGTCGACTTCCCGATGTACGAGTACAACGAGGAAAACAAGCAGGTCGACTTCTCGCACAACCCGTTCTCGATGCCGCAGGGCGGCCTCGATGCGCTCAACGGGCAGGACCCGCTGACCATCAAGGCGTTCCAGTACGACATCACCTGCAACGGCTACGAGATCGCCTCCGGCGGTATCCGCAACCACAAGCCCGAGGCGATGGTGAAGGCGTTCGAGATCGCGGGCTATGGCGAGAAGGATGTCGTCGAGCGCTTCGGCGGCATGTATCGCGCGTTCCAGTACGGCGCCCCGCCGCATGGCGGCATGGCGGCGGGTGTCGACCGCATCGTGATGCTGCTCTGCGGCACCACGAACCTGCGCGAAATCTCGCTGTTTCCGATGAACCAGCAGGCCGTGGACCTCCTGATGGGCGCGCCGTCAGAGGTCACAACCAAGCAGCTCCGCGAGCTTCACATCCGCCTCAATCTGCCGGACAAGACATAG
- a CDS encoding protein adenylyltransferase SelO produces MTVHFPFQNTYSALPANFFARVAPTPVAAPRMIKLNRALAVHLGLDPDVLESPEGAEILAGKRLPDGADPIAMAYAGHQFGQFVPQLGDGRAILLGEVIDRDGVRRDIQLKGSGPTPFSRRGDGRAALGPVLREYIVSEAMFALGIPTTRSLAAVTSGERVQRETMLPGAVLTRVAASHVRVGTFQFFAARGDTDGVRALADHVIARHYPGIAGAERPYHALLEGVVARQADLVARWLLVGFIHGVMNTDNTSISGETIDYGPCAFMDEYNPAQVFSSIDELGRYAYANQPRIALWNLTRLAECLLRLFSDDQDKAIEQAQFILGEFAEKFTAAYQAGLRKKIGLFTARDGDEALVQDLLGAMAKNTADFTLTFRRLSDAAADADDDGVRAQFTDPAAFDEWAVRWRQRLTEEPQSAAERQAAMRAVNPAFIPRNHRVEAVIAAAVNNDYAPFEELLTVLSKPYEDQPTYAAYADPPLPDQRVLRTFCGT; encoded by the coding sequence ATGACCGTCCATTTCCCGTTCCAGAACACCTATTCGGCCCTGCCGGCGAACTTTTTCGCCCGCGTTGCCCCGACTCCCGTGGCCGCCCCGCGGATGATCAAGCTGAACAGGGCCCTGGCCGTCCATCTTGGGCTTGACCCGGATGTGCTGGAGAGCCCGGAAGGGGCGGAAATCCTCGCCGGAAAGCGCCTGCCCGACGGCGCCGACCCGATCGCGATGGCCTATGCCGGCCACCAGTTCGGCCAGTTCGTGCCCCAACTCGGCGATGGCCGCGCCATCCTGCTCGGCGAGGTCATCGACAGGGACGGCGTCCGCCGCGACATCCAGCTCAAGGGGTCGGGCCCGACGCCGTTCTCGCGCCGCGGCGATGGCCGCGCCGCGCTCGGGCCGGTCTTGCGGGAATATATCGTGAGCGAGGCGATGTTCGCACTCGGCATCCCCACCACCCGCTCGCTCGCCGCCGTGACCTCGGGCGAACGCGTGCAGCGCGAGACCATGCTGCCCGGCGCGGTGCTGACCCGTGTGGCCGCAAGTCATGTCCGCGTCGGCACCTTCCAGTTCTTCGCCGCGCGCGGCGATACCGACGGCGTGCGAGCGCTCGCCGACCACGTCATCGCCAGGCACTATCCTGGGATCGCCGGCGCGGAGCGCCCCTATCACGCCCTGCTCGAAGGCGTCGTCGCCCGCCAAGCGGATCTGGTCGCGCGCTGGCTTCTGGTTGGCTTCATCCATGGCGTGATGAACACCGACAACACCTCGATCTCGGGCGAGACCATCGATTACGGCCCTTGCGCCTTCATGGACGAATACAACCCCGCGCAGGTGTTTTCTTCGATCGACGAACTCGGCCGCTACGCCTACGCCAACCAGCCGCGCATCGCGCTATGGAACTTGACGCGGCTCGCCGAATGCCTGCTGCGGCTGTTCTCCGACGACCAGGACAAGGCGATCGAACAGGCGCAATTCATCCTCGGCGAATTCGCCGAAAAGTTCACTGCCGCCTATCAGGCCGGGCTGCGCAAGAAGATCGGCCTGTTCACCGCGCGCGACGGCGATGAGGCGCTTGTGCAGGACCTGCTCGGCGCCATGGCGAAGAACACGGCCGACTTCACCTTGACCTTCCGCCGGTTGAGCGATGCCGCAGCGGATGCCGACGACGATGGCGTCAGGGCGCAGTTCACCGATCCCGCCGCCTTCGACGAATGGGCCGTGCGATGGCGTCAGCGTCTCACTGAGGAGCCGCAATCCGCCGCCGAACGGCAGGCGGCCATGCGCGCGGTCAATCCCGCCTTCATCCCGCGCAATCACCGCGTCGAAGCCGTGATCGCGGCGGCCGTGAACAACGACTACGCGCCGTTCGAGGAATTGCTGACGGTGCTTTCGAAGCCGTACGAAGATCAGCCGACATATGCGGCCTATGCCGATCCGCCGCTTCCCGATCAGCGCGTGCTGCGGACGTTCTGCGGGACGTGA
- the rnd gene encoding ribonuclease D, whose amino-acid sequence MDLITTTSDLAAACSRLAQHKVITVDTEFLRETTYYPLLCVVQMASADEAVVIDTLAPGIDLKPFFELMGNEAVLKVFHAARQDIEIVWHQSGTIPHPIFDTQVAAMVLGYGDSIAYDQLVERVTGHRPDKTHRFTDWSRRPLTPEQMHYAVSDVTHLRDVFAALDADLKKRSRSDWVSEEMEVLTSPRTYDFHPERAWERLKTRVRKPKELAVLMEVAAWREQEAQSRDVPRSRVLKDDAVGDIATHAPTSLERLAGLRSLPKGFDRSKWGADIIAAVQRGLARDPHTLPKIEKPRGNSNGAATVELLKVLLRMTSERHAVASKVIATVDDLDQIAADDHADVAALHGWRRELFGEAALALKHGRLALAIEKGRVVRVDRA is encoded by the coding sequence ATGGATCTGATTACCACCACTTCCGACCTCGCCGCCGCCTGCTCCCGGCTCGCCCAGCACAAGGTCATCACCGTCGACACCGAGTTCCTGCGGGAGACGACCTACTACCCCCTGCTCTGCGTCGTGCAGATGGCGAGCGCGGACGAGGCCGTCGTGATCGACACGCTGGCGCCCGGCATCGACCTCAAGCCGTTCTTCGAACTGATGGGGAACGAGGCGGTGCTGAAGGTGTTTCACGCCGCCCGCCAAGACATCGAGATCGTCTGGCACCAGTCCGGCACCATTCCGCACCCGATCTTCGATACGCAGGTCGCCGCCATGGTGCTGGGTTATGGCGACAGCATCGCCTATGACCAACTCGTCGAGCGCGTCACCGGTCACCGGCCTGACAAGACCCACCGCTTCACCGACTGGTCGCGCCGGCCGCTGACGCCGGAGCAGATGCATTACGCGGTGTCCGACGTCACCCATTTGCGCGACGTCTTTGCGGCGCTCGATGCCGACCTGAAGAAGCGCAGCCGCAGCGACTGGGTCAGCGAGGAGATGGAAGTCCTGACCTCGCCCAGGACCTACGATTTCCACCCGGAGCGCGCCTGGGAGCGGCTCAAGACACGGGTGCGCAAGCCGAAGGAGCTCGCTGTGCTTATGGAAGTCGCGGCCTGGCGCGAGCAGGAAGCGCAAAGCCGCGACGTGCCGCGCTCACGCGTGCTGAAGGACGATGCGGTCGGCGATATCGCCACCCACGCCCCGACCTCACTGGAGCGTCTCGCCGGCCTGCGCTCGCTGCCGAAGGGCTTCGACCGCTCCAAATGGGGCGCCGACATCATCGCCGCCGTGCAGCGCGGCCTCGCCCGCGATCCACATACCCTTCCGAAGATCGAAAAGCCGCGCGGCAATTCCAACGGGGCTGCGACCGTCGAACTCCTGAAAGTGCTGCTGCGGATGACGTCGGAACGCCACGCCGTCGCCAGCAAGGTCATTGCCACCGTCGACGATCTCGACCAGATCGCCGCCGACGACCACGCCGATGTCGCCGCCCTGCATGGCTGGCGGCGCGAATTGTTCGGCGAGGCGGCGCTGGCGCTGAAACACGGCCGGCTGGCGCTCGCGATTGAAAAAGGCCGCGTCGTGAGAGTTGATCGGGCGTAG
- a CDS encoding autotransporter outer membrane beta-barrel domain-containing protein, whose protein sequence is MRCSPRPSRARKIGIGHACVRLVAIAFLLIGTMSAAQAQSPTPTPTPTPTPSPTPSPTPTVINSTVSSGAALTNLGSNFLERLGNQSSNGFNRLQRTNPGGGGASEAAEAPRYRTWFEGYGNYTKTGAVGDFVGDSRKTWGGVAGIGARVAPGINIGLSVDQSRSAIDIPLALQSATIDLTQIGFTASVDSGPWTWASAVVHGFGNVNSRRDTGLGIAAAGYSAKLDGVLSEISYYWTRDQGRIVPKAAFEYVRAQTGSLQEIGGLDPATATGATVQRGRLLIGAEIGHYWIFDGKIFDLSGYGKFVDNVVQNFSDITVSQGVQSITFQGIGESRYGADAGASASLSLTNTARLYVNYDAKLRAAMRSHQGTLGLELRW, encoded by the coding sequence ATGCGCTGCTCACCGCGGCCTTCGCGAGCACGGAAAATCGGCATCGGTCACGCGTGCGTGCGGTTGGTCGCGATTGCGTTCCTTCTCATCGGCACCATGTCTGCCGCGCAGGCGCAATCGCCGACGCCGACACCTACCCCGACCCCCACGCCTTCACCGACGCCCAGCCCGACGCCGACGGTGATCAATTCGACGGTGTCGTCGGGCGCGGCGTTGACCAATCTCGGCAGCAATTTCCTGGAGCGGCTGGGCAATCAGTCGAGCAACGGCTTCAATCGCCTGCAGCGGACCAATCCCGGGGGCGGCGGCGCCTCCGAGGCCGCGGAAGCGCCGCGCTATCGGACCTGGTTCGAAGGCTACGGGAACTATACGAAGACCGGCGCCGTCGGCGATTTCGTTGGCGACAGCAGAAAGACCTGGGGCGGCGTGGCCGGGATCGGCGCGCGGGTTGCGCCGGGCATCAATATCGGCTTGTCCGTCGACCAGAGCCGCTCCGCGATCGATATTCCGCTGGCGCTGCAGTCGGCGACGATCGACCTGACCCAGATCGGGTTCACTGCCTCTGTCGACAGCGGGCCGTGGACCTGGGCGAGCGCGGTGGTGCACGGTTTCGGCAACGTCAATTCGCGCCGCGACACCGGCCTCGGGATTGCGGCCGCCGGATACAGCGCCAAGCTCGACGGCGTGTTGAGCGAGATCAGCTACTACTGGACCAGGGACCAGGGCCGCATCGTGCCCAAGGCGGCGTTCGAATATGTCCGCGCCCAGACCGGCTCGCTGCAGGAGATCGGCGGCCTCGACCCCGCGACGGCAACGGGCGCGACCGTGCAGCGCGGGCGTCTTCTGATAGGCGCGGAGATCGGCCACTACTGGATATTCGACGGCAAGATTTTCGACCTGTCGGGCTACGGCAAGTTCGTCGACAATGTCGTGCAGAATTTCTCCGACATCACCGTCAGCCAGGGCGTGCAGAGCATTACGTTCCAGGGGATCGGCGAGAGCCGGTACGGCGCCGATGCCGGCGCCTCGGCATCGCTGAGCCTCACCAATACCGCGCGGCTCTACGTCAACTATGACGCAAAATTACGCGCCGCGATGCGGTCGCATCAGGGCACGCTGGGGCTGGAGCTGAGGTGGTAG
- a CDS encoding cold-shock protein: protein MHKGSVKWFNPTKGYGFIKPAVGEKDVFVHISAVERAGLSTLNENQHIEYDLVENRGKTSAENLKVN, encoded by the coding sequence ATGCACAAGGGCAGCGTCAAGTGGTTCAACCCCACCAAGGGGTATGGGTTCATCAAGCCGGCGGTCGGCGAGAAGGACGTGTTCGTCCATATCTCGGCCGTCGAGCGTGCGGGACTCTCCACTCTCAACGAGAACCAGCACATCGAGTACGACCTTGTCGAAAACCGCGGCAAGACGTCCGCGGAAAACCTCAAGGTCAACTAG
- a CDS encoding glutathione S-transferase family protein, producing the protein MITLYGSGPNFGLPDASPFVTKAETLLRMSKLPFEKALMSFSKAPKGKIPYIEDDGQLLGDSTLIRWHLEKKYGIDFDQGLTAEQLAIAWAFEKMAEDNLYWASVYFRWMIDANFRKGPVNFFRDVPAPVRPVVVSMIRRRLRKTLHGQGIGRHSTDEITAIGIRSIDAMAAYLGDKPFFMGSTPAGIDATMFAFAVSAICPLFESDLQRAAASHANLRRYVGRMTARFYPELHEIAGCQAAA; encoded by the coding sequence ATGATCACGCTCTACGGTTCCGGGCCGAATTTCGGCCTTCCCGACGCAAGCCCTTTCGTGACCAAGGCCGAGACCTTGTTGCGGATGTCGAAACTGCCGTTCGAAAAGGCGCTGATGAGCTTTTCGAAGGCGCCGAAGGGCAAGATTCCCTATATCGAGGACGATGGCCAGTTGCTCGGCGACTCCACGCTGATCCGCTGGCACCTTGAAAAGAAATACGGCATCGATTTCGACCAGGGCCTCACCGCCGAACAGCTCGCCATCGCCTGGGCATTCGAGAAAATGGCGGAGGATAATTTATACTGGGCCAGCGTGTACTTCCGCTGGATGATCGACGCCAATTTCCGCAAAGGTCCGGTCAACTTCTTCAGGGACGTGCCCGCGCCGGTCCGGCCCGTCGTCGTCTCGATGATTCGCCGCCGGCTGCGCAAGACCTTGCATGGGCAGGGGATCGGCCGTCACTCGACCGACGAGATCACCGCGATCGGAATCCGCTCGATCGATGCGATGGCGGCCTATCTCGGCGACAAGCCGTTCTTCATGGGAAGCACGCCCGCCGGCATCGATGCGACGATGTTCGCCTTCGCGGTCAGTGCGATTTGTCCGCTGTTCGAATCGGATTTGCAGCGGGCGGCCGCAAGCCATGCCAATCTGCGGCGGTATGTCGGCCGAATGACCGCGCGATTCTATCCGGAACTCCACGAGATCGCGGGGTGCCAAGCGGCGGCCTGA
- the purN gene encoding phosphoribosylglycinamide formyltransferase has translation MKRRVAILISGRGSNMAALIDAAKTADFPADIVAVISNRADALGLEKAAASGIPTAVIESKPFGKDRAGFEAVLQRELEQKKVELICLGGFMRLFTAEFVQRWYGKMLNIHPSLLPSFPGLDPHGQALQAGVKISGATVHFVIPETDAGPIVMQGAVTVADSDTAETLSQRILGIEHRIYPEALRLLASGKLRLEGDICKFADSADRDGTLISPRTI, from the coding sequence ATGAAGCGCCGTGTCGCCATTCTGATCTCGGGGCGCGGGTCGAACATGGCCGCGCTGATCGACGCGGCGAAAACCGCGGATTTTCCGGCCGATATCGTCGCCGTCATTTCCAACCGGGCCGATGCCCTCGGGCTGGAGAAGGCAGCCGCGAGCGGCATCCCGACGGCGGTGATCGAGAGCAAGCCGTTCGGCAAGGATCGCGCCGGCTTCGAAGCCGTCCTGCAGCGGGAGCTGGAGCAAAAGAAGGTCGAGCTGATTTGTCTTGGCGGATTCATGCGGCTGTTCACCGCCGAATTCGTGCAGCGCTGGTACGGCAAGATGCTCAACATTCACCCCTCGCTGCTGCCGTCCTTTCCCGGCCTCGATCCGCACGGCCAGGCGCTGCAGGCCGGGGTCAAGATCTCGGGCGCGACCGTGCATTTCGTGATTCCCGAAACCGACGCCGGGCCGATCGTGATGCAGGGCGCGGTCACGGTCGCCGATAGCGACACGGCCGAGACGCTGTCGCAGCGCATTCTCGGCATCGAGCATCGCATCTACCCCGAGGCGCTGCGCCTGCTGGCGAGCGGCAAACTTCGCCTCGAAGGCGACATCTGCAAGTTCGCCGACAGCGCCGACCGCGACGGCACCCTGATTTCGCCGCGGACGATCTGA
- the purM gene encoding phosphoribosylformylglycinamidine cyclo-ligase, whose product MIDRKNGLTYADSGVDIDAGNRLVDLIKPMVRATARAGADAEIGGFGGLFDLKAAGFKDPVLVAATDGVGTKVKIAIETGLHGGIGIDLVAMSVNDLVVQGAEPLFFLDYFACGKLDPEAAAAIVAGVAEGCRESGCALIGGETAEMPGLYKDGDYDLAGFAVGAAERGTLLPSGDIAVGDAVVGLASSGVHSNGFSLVRKIVENSGLGFDAPAPFSPVMTLGGALLVPTRLYVKSCLRAIRETGGIKGLAHITGGGFTDNIPRVLPKHLGVGIDLARLPVLPVFKWLAEQGGIAELELLRTFNCGIGMIAIVKPDAIEQVTEVLTASGETVALLGEVIPAAGEHRVVYNGHLDLAQ is encoded by the coding sequence ATGATCGACCGCAAAAACGGGCTCACTTACGCGGATTCGGGCGTCGATATCGATGCGGGCAACCGCCTGGTCGATCTCATCAAGCCGATGGTCCGCGCCACCGCCCGGGCGGGCGCGGACGCCGAAATCGGCGGATTCGGCGGGCTGTTCGACCTCAAGGCGGCGGGTTTCAAGGATCCGGTGCTGGTGGCGGCGACCGATGGCGTCGGTACCAAGGTCAAGATCGCGATCGAGACTGGGCTGCATGGCGGCATCGGCATCGACCTGGTGGCGATGTCGGTCAACGACCTCGTGGTGCAGGGCGCGGAACCGCTGTTCTTCCTCGACTATTTTGCCTGCGGCAAGCTCGACCCCGAGGCGGCCGCGGCGATCGTGGCCGGCGTCGCCGAGGGGTGCCGGGAATCCGGTTGCGCCCTGATTGGCGGCGAGACCGCCGAGATGCCGGGGCTCTACAAGGACGGCGATTACGACCTCGCGGGCTTTGCGGTGGGAGCGGCCGAACGCGGCACGCTGCTTCCGAGCGGGGATATCGCCGTGGGCGACGCGGTCGTCGGATTGGCCTCGTCGGGGGTGCACTCCAACGGCTTCTCGCTGGTCCGCAAGATCGTGGAGAACTCGGGCCTCGGCTTCGACGCGCCGGCACCGTTCTCGCCGGTCATGACGCTGGGCGGCGCGCTGCTGGTGCCGACGCGGCTCTATGTAAAATCCTGCCTGCGCGCGATCCGCGAGACCGGGGGCATCAAGGGACTGGCGCATATCACCGGCGGCGGCTTCACCGACAACATTCCGCGCGTGCTGCCCAAGCACCTCGGCGTCGGCATCGATCTGGCCCGGCTGCCGGTGCTGCCGGTGTTCAAATGGCTGGCGGAACAGGGCGGCATCGCCGAACTCGAGTTGTTGCGCACCTTCAACTGCGGCATCGGCATGATCGCTATCGTCAAGCCGGATGCGATCGAGCAGGTGACGGAAGTTTTGACCGCAAGCGGCGAGACCGTCGCCTTGCTCGGCGAAGTGATCCCGGCGGCGGGCGAGCATCGCGTGGTCTACAACGGTCACCTCGATCTCGCCCAATGA
- a CDS encoding CDP-alcohol phosphatidyltransferase family protein, with protein sequence MSIPNIITLGRIILVPVIVWAIVSSQMEIAFAIFVIAGVSDAVDGFLAKRFNMQSELGALLDPLADKALLVSIYVALGIWGAVPRWIVILVVSRDIMIVTAVIVSWLFDKPIPMKPLMVSKLNTVAQVAFAALVLASLGFNFKPTPYDVILMGFVTVFTLVSVSLYLVEWVRHMSTIEAR encoded by the coding sequence TTGAGTATTCCGAATATCATTACGCTGGGCCGCATCATTCTGGTGCCCGTTATCGTCTGGGCGATCGTTTCCAGCCAGATGGAGATCGCGTTTGCGATCTTCGTCATTGCCGGGGTCAGCGACGCCGTCGACGGCTTTCTGGCCAAGCGCTTCAACATGCAGAGCGAACTGGGCGCCCTGCTCGATCCGCTCGCCGACAAGGCGCTCCTGGTCTCGATCTATGTCGCGCTCGGAATCTGGGGCGCGGTTCCACGCTGGATCGTCATCCTCGTGGTGTCGCGCGACATCATGATCGTCACGGCCGTGATCGTGTCATGGCTGTTCGACAAGCCCATTCCGATGAAACCGCTGATGGTGTCGAAGCTCAACACGGTGGCGCAGGTCGCATTCGCCGCGCTGGTGCTGGCGTCGCTCGGTTTCAATTTCAAGCCGACGCCCTATGACGTGATCCTGATGGGTTTTGTTACGGTCTTTACTTTGGTTTCCGTCTCGCTCTATCTCGTCGAGTGGGTGCGGCACATGAGCACGATCGAAGCGCGCTAA
- a CDS encoding chromosomal replication initiator DnaA — protein sequence MAVRVQPRQLAFALPHAESLTRDNFLEGPANEAALSLIESWPDWPNRVMLLVGPEGSGKSHLAAIWAEQAGARSISAHSLNPNAVPGALATGALVVEDLKPADFDERAMFHLLNLAREDGAFVLITGRAAPAAFEVELRDLRSRLRAAPVVSLLPPDDLLFRGLIVKFCADRQLSIDETVVGYLATRIERSYAAARQAIDLLDTEALRLGRPVTRALAAELLRDA from the coding sequence GTGGCAGTCCGCGTTCAACCTCGTCAGCTAGCCTTTGCGCTGCCGCATGCGGAGAGCCTGACCCGCGACAATTTCCTCGAAGGCCCGGCCAATGAAGCCGCACTCTCGCTGATCGAAAGCTGGCCGGACTGGCCGAACCGCGTCATGCTGCTGGTGGGACCTGAGGGCTCCGGCAAGAGCCATCTCGCCGCGATCTGGGCCGAACAGGCCGGAGCGCGATCGATATCGGCGCATTCGCTTAACCCCAATGCCGTCCCCGGCGCGCTCGCCACCGGGGCACTGGTGGTCGAAGACCTCAAGCCGGCCGATTTCGACGAGCGCGCGATGTTTCACCTCCTGAACCTCGCGCGCGAGGACGGGGCCTTCGTCCTGATCACGGGGCGCGCGGCGCCGGCGGCGTTCGAGGTCGAACTGCGTGATTTGAGGTCGCGGCTGCGCGCCGCACCGGTCGTGTCGCTATTGCCGCCTGACGATCTCTTGTTTCGCGGCCTGATCGTCAAATTCTGCGCGGACCGCCAATTGAGCATCGACGAAACTGTCGTGGGCTACCTCGCCACCCGAATCGAGCGCTCCTATGCCGCCGCCCGCCAGGCGATCGACCTCCTGGATACTGAGGCGCTGCGGCTCGGCCGGCCGGTGACCCGGGCGCTGGCCGCGGAACTGCTGCGCGACGCCTGA